From the Diospyros lotus cultivar Yz01 chromosome 13, ASM1463336v1, whole genome shotgun sequence genome, one window contains:
- the LOC127788424 gene encoding UPF0481 protein At3g47200-like: MAGAQEDANRPTAPGSVTEDIRIQIGNGPNSTQSLKCISFARICRVPEDLRDLKKSAYAPRLVSIGPLHSQDEHLKNSSVNKTKKNCVKSLIYRAAKSPEEAKKLLDKCLTKMKDYVNEAKKHYLPEEAAEALNEEMLLLDGCLILELLCSHYYGRKKTNGNELLDLGKDSALTYHTVQRDLLLLESQLPFFDLGIDSALTYHTVQRDLLLLENQLPFFVLRELFRLTEAKAADASGVSLVEYVLTFFRDLLSPQIIQPEAKEDGETFHILHLLHKHYLPEPLPDPKTCHQFIQSAIDLDYAGVKFESHEAISPFQVKFEAPSGLKRLWFCRASFKIPKLHINDSTELFLRNLIAFEQFCPLIKSYVTSYAFVMDRLINTAKDVDVLQKAGIMCNYLGSHKDASDLFNKLCSEVAIEHFYFADACEQAAKYSRRFWPHAVAHLRRNNFSTPWAYIAFCVAFIVFFSSLVAAIRNLREMTK; this comes from the exons ATGGCGGGAGCTCAAGAAGATGCCAACAGGCCTACTGCTCCGGGGAGCGTTACAGAAGACATCCGCATCCAAATCGGCAACGGCCCTAATTCTACTCAGAGCCTCAAATGCATCTCTTTTGCTCGAATTTGCAGAGTTCCCGAGGATCTTCGCGACCTCAAGAAAAGTGCCTATGCCCCTCGCTTAGTCTCCATCGGCCCTCTTCACAGCCAAGACGAACACCTCAAAAACTCAAGCGTCAACAAGACCAAGAAGAATTGCGTCAAATCACTCATTTACAGGGCCGCCAAATCCCCTGAGGAAGCAAAGAAACTACTGGACAAGTGTCTGACAAAGATGAAGGACTACGTCAACGAAGCCAAGAAGCACTACCTGCCAGAAGAAGCTGCGGAGGCGCTGAACGAGGAGATGCTTTTGCTGGATGGCTGTTTAATTCTGGAGTTGCTCTGCAGCCATTACTATGGTCGGAAGAAGACAAATGGGAATGAGCTTCTCGATCTCGGCAAAGACAGCGCCTTGACTTACCACACTGTACAGCGGGACTTGCTGTTGCTTGAGAGCCAGCTTCCTTTCTTTGATCTCGGCATAGACAGCGCCTTGACTTACCACACTGTACAGCGGGACTTGCTGTTGCTTGAGAACCAGCTTCCTTTCTTTGTTCTCCGCGAACTCTTCCGGCTCACGGAGGCTAAAGCTGCTGACGCAAGCGGCGTGTCCCTGGTTGAATACGTACTAACATTTTTTCGTGATCTGTTGAGTCCGCAAATCATCCAACCTGAAGCAAAAGAAGATGGCGAAACGTTTCACATCCTCCATCTTCTTCACAAGCACTACCTTCCGGAACCTCTGCCGGACCCCAAGACTTGCCACCAATTCATTCAATCTGCTATAGACCTCGACTACGCCGGTGTCAAGTTCGAGTCCCACGAAGCCATAAGCCCATTCCAGGTCAAATTCGAAGCCCCTTCCGGCCTGAAACGGTTGTGGTTTTGCAGAGCTTCCTTCAAAATTCCGAAGTTGCACATCAACGACTCGACGGAGCTGTTCTTGAGAAACCTCATCGCCTTCGAGCAGTTCTGCCCCCTCATTAAGAGCTACGTTACGTCGTACGCGTTCGTCATGGACAGGCTGATCAACACCGCCAAGGACGTGGATGTGCTCCAAAAAGCTGGGATTATGTGCAACTATTTAGGGTCCCATAAAGACGCTTCTGATCTGTTCAATAAATTATGCTCCGAAGTTGCAATAGAGCATTTCTACTTCGCCGACGCGTGCGAGCAAGCCGCCAAGTACAGCAGGCGGTTTTGGCCGCATGCGGTGGCTCATCTACGGCGGAACAATTTTTCGACTCCGTGGGCATACATCGCTTTCTGCGTTGCTTTCATCGTCTTCTTCTCGTCTCTCGTAGCAGCCATCCGCAACCTCAG AGAAATGACAAAGTAG